The sequence below is a genomic window from Myxococcales bacterium.
CTACCAGTGCCCAAAATTTTCAATCTGACCTCTGGATAAATTTTAATAAGACAGGGCATCATTTCTATAGCATAATGGAATGCTTTAACCGGCTCGAGGCGTCCAACGCATAAAATATAATTTTTTCTGGCACAAGATAACATATTATCCTTTAGATATTCCGATATTTCTGGATTAATTGGATTATTTATTATTTTAATCCTATCAGCTGGCATCGCATAATATATCTTCAAGTCATCTGCCATACCCTTGCACTGGGCTATTATTTTATCGACCTTGCTATAGAAAAATCTAACTAACATATCAATCAAGTATTTATGATAAATTGATTTTTGGTGCTTTCTTTTCTGGCTCAAAATTCCTATATTTCTTGCAAATATCTTGAATCTATACGTTGAAAATATCCTAACAATCACCAACATAACCGCGAGTCTGTGGTCAAACACAAGAACCGACTGAGGCTTTTTAACTCTAATATAGTTCCATAACTTAAAAAAAGATTTTCTGGTATGACCAACATTTAAATTAATTAACCTGACTTTTGTATCCAACGAAGTTTGCCAAACAGAATC
It includes:
- a CDS encoding glycosyltransferase; protein product: MKLAIIIDSLRGGGAEGNCVILANKFVSLGWNIDVVVLSLKDSVWQTSLDTKVRLINLNVGHTRKSFFKLWNYIRVKKPQSVLVFDHRLAVMLVIVRIFSTYRFKIFARNIGILSQKRKHQKSIYHKYLIDMLVRFFYSKVDKIIAQCKGMADDLKIYYAMPADRIKIINNPINPEISEYLKDNMLSCARKNYILCVGRLEPVKAFHYAIEMMPCLIKIYPEVRLKILGTGSLESELKKLAQKLGVFERVDFEGFREKPFKYYVDARMTLLTSLHEGFPNTILDSIALGTPVVAFDCDYGPREIIQNTVNGYLVKYEDAGDLLYKIRLTLDRKWERGSIIDTAIRFSLQNVVSAYEELISNVS